A window from Mytilus galloprovincialis chromosome 8, xbMytGall1.hap1.1, whole genome shotgun sequence encodes these proteins:
- the LOC143042760 gene encoding alpha-amylase-like — protein sequence MFLAAIVLTVLHLVLADYTDPHCSGKQAIVHLFEWKFSDIANECERYLGKKGFCGVQTSPVNEYTVITKEYIRPWWERYQPVSYKIASRSGNEVEFKDMVDRCKNVGVRIYVDVVINHMAGLGRTGKGTGGSSFDSSNYDFPGVPFSRQHFNDKDKCPSHDGMVNNYGDPNNVRNCFLVGLTDLDQKQEYVRNKIAGFFNHLIDLGVAGFRVDAAKHMWPGDILAIQKLTKDLPEGGTPFFYHEVIDQNDGAIKVNEYYPNGLVTEFRFCQKIAQGARNFGELGGVYDPGWGMADSDHAFVFVDNHDNQRGHGGGGNRVTHKTPRDYKIAVAFMLANDYGFPRIMSSYYFGDDSSQGPPHNSDYSIKDVTIENNGLCGNGWVCEHRWNPIGNMVAFRNAVAGTTKVHWKDQNDQVSFARGNKGFFAMAKQGHMDETLQTGLPAGEYCDLITDCKKKITVDGSGNAHIVIDNSEEPILAFIVGGPSTPSNTGVHSGTSNTNSSGTGSGTGSGTGSGGGSGIVSPTNGPVPKGFHRTIILFEGRTAPGQDLFIRGGIDEGHRQGCQHTAASSACAIPIKSHDLGSSDHFAKYNAWRQGDSYLDWYGAEPGQGDYHGQTPQGTPAVWTTNQPGKPGYNELNSYGEHFWLVDIEMDCDKTENGWFEVKAVINSNWESNVPGNSCHYGNVPYRSQNHWARCGMKNVLHFSAVNCEISEIPTS from the exons ATGTTTTTGGCAGCTATTGTTCTGACAGTTCTGCATCTTG TGCTTGCTGATTATACAGATCCTCACTGTAGTGGAAAACAAGCGATTGTTCATTTATTTGAGTGGAAATTTTCTGACATTGCTAATGAATGTGAACGGTATCTAGGAAAGAAAGGATTTTGTGGTGTGCAG ACATCGCCTGTAAATGAGTATACCGTCATTACAAAGGAGTACATAAGACCTTGGTGGGAACGTTATCAGCCAGTCAGCTACAAGATAGCATCGCGAAGTGGAAACGAGGTTGAATTTAAAGATATGGTTGATAGATGTAAAAATGTAGGTGTAAG GATATACGTCGATGTTGTAATAAACCACATGGCTGGGCTAGGTAGAACAGGAAAGGGAACAGGCGGATCGTCATTTGATTCAAGCAACTACGATTTTCCAGGTGTCCCATTTTCTCGCCAACATTTCAATGATAAAGATAAATGTCCATCTCATGATGGTATGGTTAACAACTACGGAGATCCTAACAATGTCCGAAATTGTTTCCTTGTTGGATTAACTGACCTCGATCAGAAACAGGAATACGTACGTAATAAGATTGCAGGGTTCTTCAATCATCTTATTGACCTCGGGGTAGCTGGTTTTAGAGTTGACGCAGCTAAACACATGTGGCCTGGAGATATTTTAGCTATTCAGAAACTTACTAAAGATCTTCCTGAAGGAGGAACGCCATTCTTTTATCATGAGGTCATTGATCAAAATGACGGCGCAATCAAGGTGAATGAATATTATCCAAACGGTCTTGTCACAGAATTTAGATTCTGTCAGAAAATTGCACAAGGAGCCCGTAACTTTGGAGAATTAGGCGGAGTCTATGATCCAGGATGGGGCATGGCTGATTCTGACCACGCCTTCGTTTTTGTTGACAACCATGACAACCAAAGAGGTCATGGAGGCGGTGGAAATAGAGTCACGCATAAAACTCCACGTGATTATAAAATAGCGGTTGCTTTTATGTTAGCAAATGACTATGGGTTTCCTCGAATAATGAGTAGCTACTACTTTGGTGACGATTCTTCACAAGGACCACCCCATAACTCTGATTATAGCATTAAAGATGTCACAATCGAAAATAACGGTTTGTGTGGGAATGGTTGGGTATGTGAACACCGATGGAACCCGATTGGAAATATGGTTGCCTTCCGAAATGCTGTTGCCGGAACAACAAAAGTGCACTGGAAAGACCAAAATGATCAAGTTTCTTTTGCCAGAGGGAACAAGGGATTTTTCGCTATGGCCAAACAGGGACATATGGACGAGACCTTACAAACTGGACTCCCAGCTGGAGAATATTGCGATCTTATAACTGACTGCAAAAAGAAGATAACAGTCGACGGAAGCGGAAATGCCCATATTGTTATTGACAACAGCGAGGAGCCAATACTTGCGTTTATCGTTG GTGGACCATCTACTCCATCAAACACAGGGGTTCACTCTGGTACATCAAATACTAACAGTTCTGGAACCGGAAGCGGTACTGGTAGTGGCACTGGAAGCGGGGGCGGAAGTGGAATAGTTTCTCCAACAAACGGACCAGTTCCGAAAGGATTTCATAGAACCATAATTCTTTTCGAGGGACGAACAGCTCCTGGACAGGATTTGTTTATAAGAGGTGGAATAGACGAAGGTCACAGGCAAG GATGCCAACATACAGCTGCGTCCAGCGCATGCGCAATACCAATAAAAAGTCACGATTTGGGATCCAGCGATCACTTTGCAAAGTACAATGCCTGGAGACAAGGGGACTCTTACTTAGACTGGTATGGAGCAGAACCAGGACAAGGAGATTATCATGGTCAAACTCCACAAGGAACACCGGCTGTTTGGACTACAAACCAGCCCGGAAAACCCGGATATAATGAACTCAACTC atacgGAGAACATTTCTGGTTAGTAGATATTGAAATGGACTGCGACAAAACAGAAAATGGATGGTTTGAGGTCAAAGCCGTAATCAATAGTAACTGGGAGAGCAATGTTCCTGGAAACTCTTGTCATTATGGAAACGTTCCATATAGGAGCCAAAACCACTGGGCAAGATGTGGAATGAAAAACGTACTTCATTTTAGTGCAGTCAACTGTGAAATATCTGAAATACCAACAAGTTAA